One genomic window of Leopardus geoffroyi isolate Oge1 chromosome C3, O.geoffroyi_Oge1_pat1.0, whole genome shotgun sequence includes the following:
- the INTS3 gene encoding integrator complex subunit 3 has protein sequence MEIPKGKGAAAAAASGAAGGGGGAGAGAPGGGRLLLSTSLDAKDELEERLERCMSIVTSMTAGVSEREANDALNAHVCKGPPQHEEICLGLFTLVLTEPAQAQKCYRDLALVSRDGMNIVLNKINQILMEKYLKLQDTCRTQLVWLVRELVKSAVLGADGVCMTFMKQIAGGDVTAKNIWLAESVLDILTEQREWVLKSSILIAMAVYTYLRLIVDHHGTAQLQALRQKEVDFCMSLLRERFMECLMIGRDLVRLLQNVARIPEFELLWKDIIHNPQALSPQFTGILQLLQSRTSRKFLACRLTPDMETKLLFMTSRVRFGQQKRYQDWFQRQYLSTPDSQSLRCDLIRYICGVVHPSNEVLSSDILPRWAIIGWLLTTCTSNVAASNAKLALFYDWLFFSPDKDSIMNIEPAILVMHHSMKPHPAITATLLDFMCRIIPNFYPPLEGHVRQGVFSSLNHIVEKRVLAHLAPLFDNPKLDKELRAMLREKFPEFCSSPSPPVEVKLEEPVSVEMDNHMSDKDEGCYDNAEAAFSDDEEDLSSRGKKREFRFHPIKETVVEEPVDITPYLDQLDESLRDKVLQLQKGSDTEAQCEVMQEIVDQVLEEDFDSEQLSVLASCLQELFKAHFRGEVLPEEITEESLEESVGKPLYLIFRNLCQMQEDNSSFSLLLDLLSELYQKQPKIGYHLLYYLRASKAAAGKMNLYESFAQATQLGDLHTCLMMDMKACQEDDVRLLCHLTPSIYTEFPDETLRSGELLNMIVAVIDSAQLQELVCHVMMGNLVMFRKDSVLNILIQSLDWETFEQYCAWQLFLAHNIPLETIIPILQHLKYKEHPEALSCLLLQLRREKPSEEMVKMVLSRPCHPDDQFTTSILRHWCMKHDELLAEHIKSLLIKNNSLPRKRQSLRSSSSKLAQLTLEQILEHLDNLRLNLTNTKQNFFSQTPILQALQHVQASCDEAHKMKFSDLFSLAEEYEDSSTKPPKSRRKAALSSPRSRKNATQPPNAEEESGSSSASEEEDAKPKPTKRKRKGSSAVGSDSD, from the exons AGGTTAGAAAGATGTATGAGCATTGTGACATCGATGACTGCTGGTGTCTCCGAGAGGGAGGCCAACGATGCCCTCAACGCCCAT GTGTGCAAAGGCCCCCCCCAGCATGAGGAAATCTGCCTGGGCCTCTTCACCCTTGTCCTCACCGAACCTGCCCAAGCTCAGAAG TGTTACCGGGACTTGGCTCTGGTGAGTCGCGACGGCATGAATATTGTCCTGAACAAGATCAACCAGATTCTTATGGAGAAGTACCTGAAGCTGCAGGATACCTGCCGTACTCAG TTGGTGTGGCTGGTGCGGGAACTAGTGAAGAGTGCGGTTCTGGGAGCTGACGGTGTGTGCATGACGTTCATGAAGCAGATTGCTG GTGGAGATGTTACTGCAAAAAATATCTGGTTGGCAGAGAGTGTCCTGGATATCCTGACAGAGCAGAG GGAATGGGTGTTGAAGAGCAGCATCCTCATCGCCATGGCTGTTTACACGTACCTCCGCCTCATCGTCGACCACCACGGAACCGCCCAGCTCCAGGCCCTGCGGCAGAAGGAGGTGGACTTCTGCATGTCGCTGCTTCGCGAACGG TTCATGGAATGTTTGATGATTGGCCGGGACCTCGTACGACTACTTCAGAATGTTGCCAGGATACCAGAATTTGAACTGCTTTGGAAAGATATTATCCATAACCCTCAGGCCTTAAGTCCTCAGTTCACAG GTATCCTGCAGCTTCTACAGTCCAGAACATCCCGAAAATTCCTGGCATGTCGTCTAACCCCAGATATGGAGACTAAGCTCCTCTTCATGACCTCCCGG GTGCGGTTTGGGCAGCAGAAGCGCTACCAGGATTGGTTCCAGCGCCAGTACCTGTCAACCCCAGACAGTCAGTCTCTGCGCTGTGACCTCATTCGCTACATCTGTGGGGTTGTCCACCCTTCTAACGAAGTGCTGAGTTCAGATATCTTGCCCCGATGGGCCATCATCGGCTGGCTCCTGACAACGTGCACG TCAAATGTCGCTGCCTCCAATGCCAAGCTGGCTTTGTTTTACGACTGGCTGTTCTTTAGCCCAGACAAGGATAGCATTATGAACATAG AACCAGCCATCCTGGTCATGCACCACTCCATGAAGCCACACCCAGCCATTACTGCCACACTCCTGGACTTCATGTGCCGT atCATTCCCAACTTCTATCCACCTTTGGAGGGCCACGTGCGACAGGGTGTCTTCTCCTCCCTCAACCACATTGTGGAGAAACGGGTCTTGGC gcatCTGGCTCCCCTGTTCGACAACCCCAAGTTGGATAAGGAGCTGCGGGCAATGCTGAGGGAGAAGTTCCCTGAGTTCTGCAGCTCACCCAGCCCTCCTGTGGAAG TCAAACTTGAGGAGCCGGTTTCCGTGGAAATGGACAACCACATGTCAGACAAGGATGAGGGTTGCTACGACAACGCGGAGGCAGCCTTCAGTGACGACGAGGAGGACCTCAGCAGCAGAG gaaagaagagggagttCCGCTTCCATCCTATCAAGGAGACGGTCGTGGAGGAGCCAGTGGATATCACCCCGTATCTTGACCAACTGGATGAGTCCTTAAGGGACAAAGTGCTCCAGCTccagaaggggag TGACACCGAGGCCCAGTGTGAGGTCATGCAGGAAATCGTGGACCAGGTTTTGGAG gAAGACTTTGACTCGGAGCAGCTGTCCGTCCTTGCTTCCTGCCTGCAGGAACTCTTCAAAGCCCACTTCCGAGGGGAGGTGTTACCTGAGGAGATCACTGAGGA GTCCCTGGAGGAGTCTGTGGGAAAGCCTCTCTACCTAATATTTAG GAACCTGTGCCAGATGCAGGAGGACAACAGcagcttctctctgcttctggacCTCCTCTCCGAGCTGTATCAGAAACAGCCCAAGATTGGCTACCACCTGCTGTACTACCTGAGGGCCAG CAAAGCCGCTGCTGGGAAGATGAACCTGTACGAGTCCTTTGCCCAGGCCACCCAGCTGGGCGACCTGCACACCTGCCTGATGATGGACATGAAGGCCTGTCAGGAGGACGACGTGCGGCTGCTGTGCCACCTCACGCCCTCCATCTACACTGAG TTTCCAGATGAGACCTTGCGGAGCGGCGAGCTGCTGAATATGATCGTGGCTGTTATTGACTCTGCGCAG CTCCAGGAGCTGGTCTGCCATGTGATGATGGGGAACCTGGTTATGTTTCGAAAGGACTCAGTCCTCAATATTCTCA TCCAGAGCCTGGACTGGGAGACCTTTGAGCAGTACTGTGCCTGGCAGCTCTTCCTGGCCCACAACATCCCCCTGGAGACCATAATCCCCATCCTGCAGCACCTCAAATACAAAG agcACCCAGAGGCCCTGTCTTGCCTGTTGCTTCAGCTCCGAAGAGAGAA GCCCAGCGAGGAGATGGTGAAGATGGTGCTGAGTAGGCCGTGCCACCCTGACGACCAGTTCACCACCAGCATCCTGCGGCACTGGTGCATGAAGCACGATGAGCTGCTGGCTGAGCACATCAAGTCCCTGCTCATCAAGAACAACAGCCTCCCACGCAAGAGGCAGAG CCTGAGGAGCTCCAGCAGCAAGCTGGCCCAGCTGACCCTGGAGCAGATCCTGGAGCACTTAGACAACCTTCGTCTCAACCTGACCAACACCAAGCAGAACT tTTTTAGCCAGACCCCGATTCTGCAGGCCCTGCAGCACGTGCAGGCAAGCTGTGATGAGGCCCACAAGATGAA GTTCAGCGATCTCTTCTCCCTGGCTGAAGAATACGAGGACTCGTCCACCAAGCCACCCAAGAGCCGGAGGAAAGCCGCTCTGTCCAGCCCCCGCAGCCGCAAGAACGCCACCCAGCCGCCCAACGCCGAGGAAGAGTCCGGCTCCAGCAGTGCCTCC GAGGAAGAAGACGCAAAACCGAAGCCCACCAAGCGGAAAAGGAAAGGGTCCTCTGCAGTGGGGTCTGACAGTGACTGA
- the SLC27A3 gene encoding solute carrier family 27 member 3 has translation MAGLLLLPPLLLLPPLLLLLRTLHIWPRLRWLAADLAFAVRVLRCNRALRARALAAAAADPRGPEGGCSLAWRLAQLARQRPAHVFLIHGARRFSYAEAERQSNRAARAFLRARGWDAGPGGGAGNERAAGAAGAAAPLTPGATVALLLPACPEFLWLWFGLAKAGLRAAFVPAALRRGPLLHCLRSCGARALVLAPELLESLEPDLPALRAMGLHLWAAGPETRLAGISDVLAEASAEADEPVPGYLSAPQSVTDTCLYIFTSGTTGLPKAARISHLKVLQCQGFYQLCGAHQEDVIYLALPLYHMSGSLLGVVGCLGIGATVVLKSKFSAGQFWDDCQQHGVTVFQYIGELCRYLVNQPPSQAERGHKVRLVVGSGLRPDTWERFVRRFGPLQVLETYGLTEGNVATFNYTGQPGAVGRASWLYKHVFPFSLIRYDVTTGEPVRDTQGHCVATSPGEPGLLVAPVSQQSPFLGYAGGPELDRGKLLKDVFRPGDVFFNTGDLLVCDDQGFLRFHDRTGDTFRWKGENVATTEVAEALESLDFVQEVNVYGVTVPGHEGRAGMAALVLRPPHSLDLEQLYSHVSENLPPYAWPRFLRLQESLATTETFKQQKVRMTKEGFNPSALSDPLYVLDRAGGAYLPLTPARYSALLAGDLRV, from the exons ATGGCCGGGctcctgctgctgccgccgctgctgctgctgccgcctctgctgctgctgctgcggacGCTGCACATCTGGCCGCGGCTGCGCTGGCTAGCGGCGGACTTGGCCTTCGCGGTGCGCGTCCTGCGCTGCAATCGGGCTCTCCGGGCGCGCGCCctggccgcggccgccgccgacCCGAGGGGCCCCGAGGGGGGCTGCAGCCTGGCCTGGCGCCTCGCGCAGCTGGCCCGGCAGCGCCCCGCGCACGTCTTCCTCATTCACGGCGCGCGACGCTTTAGCTACGCGGAGGCCGAGCGTCAGAGCAACCGGGCTGCGCGCGCTTTCTTGCGCGCGCGGGGCTGGGACGCGGGGccgggcggcggcgcggggaACGAGCGGGCCGCCGGGGCGGCCGGCGCCGCGGCCCCTCTGACCCCCGGGGCCACCGTGGCGCTGCTGCTCCCCGCCTGCCCGGAGTTCCTGTGGCTCTGGTTCGGGCTGGCCAAGGCCGGCCTGCGCGCGGCCTTTGTGCCCGCCGCCCTGCGCCGGGGTCCCCTCCTGCACTGCCTCCGCAGCTGCGGCGCGCGCGCGCTGGTGCTGGCGCCAG AGCTCCTGGAGTCCCTGGAGCCTGACCTGCCGGCCCTGAGAGCCATGGGGCTCCATCTTTGGGCTGCAGGCCCCGAAACCCGTCTGGCCGGAATCAGCGATGTGCTGGCGGAGGCCTCGGCCGAAGCGGATGAGCCGGTGCCCGGGTACCTATCTGCCCCCCAGAGCGTAACGGACACGTGCCTGTACATCTTCACCTCCGGCACCACGG GCCTCCCCAAGGCTGCCCGGATCAGCCACCTGAAGGTCTTGCAGTGCCAGGGTTTCTACCAGCTGTGCGGTGCCCACCAGGAGGACGTGATCTACCTCGCCCTCCCGCTCTACCACATGTCTGGCTCCCTGTTGGGCGTTGTGGGCTGCCTGGGCATTG GGGCCACAGTGGTGCTCAAGTCCAAGTTCTCAGCTGGCCAGTTCTGGGACGACTGCCAGCAGCACGGGGTGACGGTGTTCCAGTACATCGGGGAGCTGTGCCGATACCTCGTCAACCAGCCCCCG AGCCAGGCGGAACGGGGGCATAAGGTCCGACTGGTGGTGGGCAGCGGGCTGCGCCCGGACACCTGGGAGCGTTTTGTGCGGCGCTTCGGGCCGCTGCAGGTGCTGGAGACGTATGGCCTAACGGAGGGCAATGTTGCCACTTTCAACTACACGGGCCAGCCGGGTGCTGTGGGGCGTGCTTCCTGGCTTTACAAg catgtcttccccttctctttgATTCGCTATGATGTCACCACAGGGGAGCCGGTTCGGGACACCCAGGGGCACTGTGTGGCCACGTCTCCAG GTGAGCCTGGGCTGCTGGTGGCCCCAGTGAGCCAACAGTCCCCCTTCCTCGGCTATGCTGGGGGACCAGAGCTGGACCGCGGGAAGCTGCTGAAGGACGTCTTCCGGCCTGGAGATGTTTTCTTCAACACCGGGGATCTGCTGGTCTGCGATGACCAAGGCTTTCTTCGCTTCCATGATCGTACTGGAGACACCTTCAG GTGGAAAGGGGAGAACGTGGCCACGACCGAGGTGGCGGAGGCCTTGGAGTCCCTGGATTTTGTTCAGGAGGTGAACGTCTACGGAGTTACCGTGCCAG GGCACGAAGGTAGGGCTGGGATGGCGGCCCTGGTTCTGCGTCCCCCCCACTCTCTGGACCTTGAGCAGCTCTACAGCCACGTTTCTGAGAACCTGCCGCCTTACGCCTGGCCTCGATTCCTAAGGCTCCAG GAGTCTCTGGCCACCACAGAAACCTTCAAGCAGCAGAAGGTTCGGATGACAAAGGAGGGTTTTAACCCGAGCGCACTGTCTGACCCCCTCTACGTTCTGGACCGGGCTGGGGGTGCCTACCTGCCCCTCACACCTGCCCGGTACAGTGCCCTCCTGGCTGGGGACCTTCGCGTCTGA